A region of Streptomyces sp. NBC_01788 DNA encodes the following proteins:
- a CDS encoding DUF1990 domain-containing protein yields MSTAHFTYEEVGATREQGHCPPDFHPLLVRTRIGEGREVFRRASEAVMTWEMHRALGVGIEASADRAAPGTDVTVTLAGVVRAPCRVVWTAEEPRLAGWAYGTLPGHPECGEEAFLVDRTGDGTVWLTVTAFSRAAKWYARAAGPVTRALQHAYAHRCGTTLRGLCADIPEP; encoded by the coding sequence ATGTCGACGGCACACTTCACCTACGAGGAGGTCGGCGCGACCCGCGAACAGGGTCACTGCCCGCCCGACTTCCACCCCCTGCTCGTGCGCACCCGCATAGGCGAGGGCAGGGAGGTGTTCCGCCGGGCCTCCGAGGCCGTGATGACGTGGGAGATGCACCGCGCCCTCGGCGTCGGCATCGAGGCGAGCGCCGACCGGGCCGCGCCCGGCACCGACGTCACCGTCACCCTCGCCGGCGTGGTCCGCGCCCCCTGCCGGGTGGTCTGGACGGCGGAGGAGCCCCGCCTCGCCGGCTGGGCCTACGGCACCCTGCCCGGCCATCCCGAATGCGGTGAGGAGGCCTTCCTGGTGGACCGCACGGGCGACGGCACCGTCTGGCTCACGGTCACCGCCTTCAGCCGCGCCGCCAAGTGGTACGCCCGAGCGGCCGGCCCGGTCACCCGCGCCCTGCAACACGCCTACGCCCACCGCTGCGGCACGACCCTGCGCGGACTGTGCGCGGACATCCCGGAGCCGTGA